One Georgenia wutianyii DNA segment encodes these proteins:
- a CDS encoding Gfo/Idh/MocA family oxidoreductase yields MLDVGVVGLGAMGSDHVRVLAEHVPGVRVVAVHDVATERAEQVAARVGARAVGSAEELLADPSVAAVVIASPDPTHAPLTLACLAAGKPVLCEKPLGVGPAESAAVVAAEEALGRRLVTVGFMRRFDPGYRELRATVREGGVGDVVLVHNVHRNAAPHPDATSEGVVANSMVHELDVLPWLTGLPVTAIEVRTPRTSGLRDPQLAVLELGGGRVLATVEVFLAARYGYDVRCEVVGTGGTVSLRPPALVDLARDGRAGPAVPADFRARFAQAYRAELSAWVDAASRGGATGASALEAHRANVVAAAGVESLQTGRRVSVAQ; encoded by the coding sequence GTGCTCGACGTCGGTGTGGTCGGTCTGGGCGCGATGGGTTCGGACCACGTCCGTGTCCTCGCCGAGCACGTCCCGGGCGTGCGCGTCGTCGCCGTGCACGACGTCGCCACGGAGCGGGCCGAGCAGGTGGCCGCCCGGGTGGGGGCGCGGGCCGTCGGCAGCGCCGAGGAGCTCCTCGCCGACCCGTCCGTCGCGGCCGTCGTCATCGCCTCCCCGGACCCGACGCACGCCCCGCTCACCCTCGCCTGCCTCGCGGCCGGCAAGCCCGTGCTGTGCGAGAAGCCGCTCGGGGTCGGGCCGGCGGAGTCCGCCGCCGTCGTCGCCGCCGAGGAGGCGCTCGGCCGGCGGCTCGTCACCGTCGGGTTCATGCGGCGCTTCGACCCCGGGTACCGCGAGCTGCGCGCGACGGTGCGCGAGGGCGGCGTCGGGGACGTCGTGCTCGTCCACAACGTCCACCGCAACGCCGCCCCGCACCCGGACGCGACGAGCGAGGGGGTGGTGGCGAACTCGATGGTCCACGAGCTCGACGTCCTGCCCTGGCTCACCGGGCTGCCGGTGACGGCGATCGAGGTCCGCACCCCGCGCACGAGCGGGCTGCGCGACCCGCAGCTCGCCGTGCTCGAGCTCGGCGGGGGACGGGTGCTCGCCACCGTCGAGGTGTTCCTCGCCGCCCGGTACGGCTACGACGTGCGGTGCGAGGTGGTCGGCACGGGCGGCACCGTCTCGCTGCGCCCGCCCGCGCTCGTCGACCTCGCCCGCGACGGCCGCGCCGGCCCGGCCGTGCCCGCGGACTTCCGCGCCCGCTTCGCGCAGGCCTACCGGGCCGAGCTCTCGGCCTGGGTGGACGCCGCGAGCCGCGGGGGAGCGACCGGGGCGTCCGCCCTCGAGGCCCACCGCGCGAACGTCGTCGCCGCCGCGGGGGTGGAGTCGCTGCAGACCGGCCGCCGGGTGTCCGTCGCGCAGTGA
- a CDS encoding sugar ABC transporter substrate-binding protein, which produces MRFTRHTTALAAAALTGALVLSACGGDSGDPGDGGSSGGASDGQQTVAVVLKTLSSPFWLQVAGGVEDGGEAEGVNVTLAGATAETQVQEQIDKVRAAITQQVDALVVAPTQAEQLEPILQQAVDAGIPVLLVDTDIEGWEGKETFVGTDNYQAGVTAGEYILEQADSGQIAVIRGVPGNPSTDSRIDGALDTLEGSDIEVVADLSANSDRAEGRAVMADILLANPDVSIVFAANDDMALGAIEAIKAAGLDLEDILVVGVDGTSDAVDSMLAGELDASVAQNSYDMGRRSVELAVELLNGGTIEDRVDTGVTVVTTDTAEEYGAQLEEQAAAEDVSSD; this is translated from the coding sequence ATGAGGTTCACCCGGCACACGACCGCGCTCGCCGCGGCAGCACTCACCGGTGCGCTCGTCCTCTCCGCCTGCGGCGGGGACTCCGGCGACCCGGGGGACGGCGGGAGCAGCGGAGGCGCGAGCGACGGGCAGCAGACCGTCGCCGTCGTGCTCAAGACCCTCTCCTCGCCGTTCTGGCTCCAGGTGGCCGGCGGCGTCGAGGACGGCGGCGAGGCCGAGGGCGTCAACGTCACGCTCGCGGGCGCGACCGCCGAGACCCAGGTCCAGGAGCAGATCGACAAGGTCCGCGCCGCCATCACCCAGCAGGTCGACGCGCTCGTCGTGGCGCCGACCCAGGCCGAGCAGCTCGAGCCGATCCTCCAGCAGGCCGTGGACGCCGGGATCCCCGTCCTCCTCGTCGACACCGACATCGAGGGCTGGGAGGGCAAGGAGACCTTCGTCGGGACCGACAACTACCAGGCGGGCGTCACCGCCGGGGAGTACATCCTCGAGCAGGCCGACTCCGGCCAGATCGCAGTCATCCGCGGTGTGCCCGGCAACCCGTCGACCGACTCGCGCATCGACGGCGCCCTCGACACGCTCGAGGGCAGCGACATCGAGGTCGTCGCGGACCTGTCGGCCAACTCCGACCGCGCCGAGGGCCGCGCCGTCATGGCCGACATCCTCCTGGCCAACCCGGACGTGTCCATCGTCTTCGCCGCGAACGACGACATGGCCCTCGGGGCCATCGAGGCGATCAAGGCGGCGGGCCTCGACCTCGAGGACATCCTCGTCGTCGGGGTCGACGGCACGAGCGACGCGGTGGACTCCATGCTCGCCGGGGAGCTCGACGCGAGCGTCGCGCAGAACTCCTACGACATGGGCCGCCGGAGCGTGGAGCTGGCCGTCGAGCTGCTCAACGGCGGGACCATCGAGGACCGCGTGGACACCGGCGTCACCGTCGTCACCACGGACACCGCCGAGGAGTACGGCGCCCAGCTCGAGGAGCAGGCCGCCGCCGAGGACGTCAGCAGCGACTGA
- a CDS encoding ATP-binding cassette domain-containing protein, with the protein MTEHEQSAVPVLEVRGAVKRFGAVTALAGVDLTVHRQEVVGLLGDNGAGKSTLIKAITGVHQLDEGEILLDGQRVHVTSPTAAREHGIEAVYQDLALFDNLDVATNLYVGHELTKPRGWRGLGWLDRKAMRRDVQERLATMQVHLPDLKGQVGLMSGGQRQAIAVARAVAFARRVLILDEPTAALGVRETRNVLDAIRRLPEEHGISIILISHNMEHVVQVCDNAVVMRQGRVVGTTRPSPETAQDMVAMIVGATEGAGKKGHQQ; encoded by the coding sequence ATGACGGAGCACGAGCAGTCCGCGGTGCCGGTCCTCGAGGTGCGCGGCGCGGTCAAGCGCTTCGGCGCCGTCACCGCCCTCGCCGGGGTCGACCTCACCGTCCACCGCCAGGAGGTTGTCGGCCTGCTCGGCGACAACGGCGCCGGCAAGTCCACCCTCATCAAGGCGATCACCGGCGTCCACCAGCTCGACGAGGGGGAGATCCTCCTCGACGGGCAGAGGGTGCACGTCACCAGCCCGACCGCCGCCCGTGAGCACGGGATCGAGGCGGTCTACCAGGACCTCGCGCTGTTCGACAACCTCGACGTCGCCACCAACCTCTACGTCGGCCACGAGCTCACCAAGCCACGCGGCTGGCGCGGACTGGGCTGGCTGGACCGCAAGGCGATGCGCCGGGACGTCCAGGAGCGCCTGGCCACCATGCAGGTGCACCTGCCCGACCTCAAGGGGCAGGTCGGGCTCATGTCCGGCGGGCAGCGGCAGGCGATCGCGGTCGCCCGGGCCGTGGCCTTCGCACGGCGGGTGCTCATCCTCGACGAGCCGACGGCGGCGCTCGGGGTGCGCGAGACCCGCAACGTGCTCGACGCGATCCGCCGGCTCCCCGAGGAGCACGGCATCTCCATCATCCTCATCTCGCACAACATGGAGCACGTCGTCCAGGTGTGCGACAACGCCGTCGTCATGCGGCAGGGCCGCGTGGTCGGCACCACGCGGCCCTCCCCGGAGACGGCACAGGACATGGTCGCGATGATCGTCGGCGCCACCGAGGGCGCCGGGAAGAAGGGACACCAGCAATGA
- a CDS encoding ABC transporter permease codes for MTAVADREDAPPGGPASGKPGRQSRGLHAALTVVRLGPVLLLLIIMAVMAALNPLFLSPFNLGNVGLEASVVAILALGQLLVIVTAGIDLSVGSVIAMSSILGALWIRELDLVSGWLVIPSMILAGGLAGAVNGTLFVKGRLPHPFLPTLAMLMVARGVALIVSDGQPITGMPESIKLFGSGRIGHVPYAVILVAALAVIVYVLLRRITWGQWIYAIGGNREAARRVGVPVDRVLISVYVFSGMCAGTAAIVVSGQTNSAYPTAGNLMELSAIAAVIIGGASFFGGRGTVIGTLVGALILGVIQNGLNLMNVQSSWQYVALGAAVVIAVELDVVRARLETRLRVVRTEETEARA; via the coding sequence ATGACGGCCGTTGCTGACCGCGAGGACGCACCGCCCGGGGGTCCCGCCTCCGGGAAGCCGGGACGCCAGAGCCGCGGCCTGCACGCCGCGCTCACCGTCGTCCGGCTCGGCCCGGTGCTCCTGCTCCTCATCATCATGGCGGTGATGGCGGCGCTCAACCCGCTGTTCCTCTCGCCGTTCAACCTCGGCAACGTGGGGCTGGAGGCGTCCGTCGTGGCGATCCTCGCCCTGGGGCAGCTGCTCGTCATCGTCACCGCCGGCATCGACCTGTCGGTCGGCTCGGTCATCGCGATGTCGAGCATCCTCGGCGCGCTGTGGATCCGCGAGCTCGACCTCGTCTCCGGCTGGCTCGTCATCCCCTCGATGATCCTCGCCGGCGGTCTGGCCGGTGCCGTCAACGGCACCCTCTTCGTCAAGGGCCGGCTGCCGCACCCCTTCCTGCCCACCCTGGCGATGCTCATGGTGGCCCGCGGGGTGGCGCTCATCGTCAGCGACGGGCAGCCGATCACCGGGATGCCCGAGTCGATCAAGCTCTTCGGCTCGGGCCGCATCGGCCACGTGCCCTACGCCGTCATCCTCGTCGCCGCGCTCGCCGTCATCGTCTACGTCCTGCTGCGGCGCATCACCTGGGGGCAGTGGATCTACGCCATCGGCGGCAACCGGGAGGCCGCGCGCCGCGTCGGCGTCCCCGTCGACCGCGTCCTCATCTCCGTCTACGTGTTCAGCGGGATGTGCGCCGGCACGGCCGCCATCGTCGTCTCCGGGCAGACGAACTCGGCCTACCCCACGGCCGGCAACCTCATGGAGCTCTCGGCGATCGCCGCGGTCATCATCGGCGGGGCGAGCTTCTTCGGGGGCCGCGGCACCGTCATCGGCACGCTCGTCGGCGCGCTCATCCTCGGCGTCATCCAGAACGGCCTCAACCTCATGAACGTCCAGAGCAGCTGGCAGTACGTCGCCCTCGGTGCGGCGGTCGTCATCGCCGTCGAGCTCGACGTCGTGCGCGCCCGGCTGGAGACCCGGCTCCGGGTCGTCCGCACCGAGGAGACGGAGGCGAGGGCATGA
- a CDS encoding TIM barrel protein: MRIAGAPISWGVCEVPGWGHQMSPDRVLREMTGLGLTATEFGPQGWLPETPAERAAALTPHGLAAVGAFVPVVLHDPGHDPVPEVDRELDSFEAAGGDVLVLSATSGLDGYDERPDLDETGWATLLHNLDRLTELAASRGVRASLHPHVGTMVEREEEVHRVVEGSSVPLCLDTGHLLIGGTDPVRLATEHAARINHVHAKDVRLDLVRRVRNGEIGYTEAVRQGIYTPLGDGDVDVAAIVAALDGAGFDGWYVLEQDTVLAAEPAPGLGPVDDARRSLEHLRSLGGA; encoded by the coding sequence ATGAGGATCGCCGGAGCACCCATCAGCTGGGGCGTGTGCGAGGTACCGGGCTGGGGCCACCAGATGAGCCCGGACCGGGTGCTGCGCGAGATGACCGGGCTCGGCCTCACGGCCACGGAGTTCGGCCCCCAGGGGTGGCTGCCCGAGACGCCGGCCGAGCGGGCGGCGGCGCTCACGCCCCACGGGCTGGCCGCCGTCGGCGCGTTCGTGCCCGTCGTGCTCCACGACCCCGGCCACGACCCGGTGCCCGAGGTGGACCGCGAGCTCGACTCCTTCGAGGCGGCCGGCGGTGACGTCCTCGTGCTCTCGGCGACCTCCGGGCTCGACGGCTACGACGAGCGGCCCGACCTCGACGAGACCGGCTGGGCCACGCTCCTGCACAACCTCGACCGGCTCACCGAGCTCGCCGCCTCGCGCGGGGTGCGCGCCAGCCTGCACCCGCACGTGGGGACGATGGTCGAGCGGGAGGAGGAGGTGCACCGCGTCGTCGAGGGCTCGTCCGTCCCGTTGTGCCTGGACACCGGCCACCTGCTCATCGGCGGCACCGACCCGGTGCGCCTCGCCACCGAGCACGCCGCGCGGATCAACCACGTCCACGCCAAGGACGTGCGCCTCGACCTCGTGCGCCGCGTGCGCAACGGTGAGATCGGCTACACCGAGGCCGTGCGACAGGGCATCTACACGCCGCTGGGGGACGGGGACGTCGACGTCGCCGCGATCGTCGCCGCGCTCGACGGCGCCGGGTTCGACGGCTGGTACGTCCTGGAGCAGGACACCGTCCTGGCCGCCGAGCCCGCCCCAGGGCTGGGTCCGGTGGACGACGCGCGGCGCTCCCTGGAGCATCTGCGCTCGCTCGGCGGCGCCTGA
- the iolG gene encoding inositol 2-dehydrogenase: protein MVRIAVIGAGRIGAVHAATVARHPRAELRVVHDPVGDAAARLAALHGARVAADVSDVHAAEDVDAVIVASPTPLHVEHVVGAVRAGKAVLCEKPVDLDLARVDACLAAVAGQEHRVMVGFNRRFDPTFAEVHARVAAGEIGPLEQLTIISRDPAPPPVGYLAQSGGIFRDMTIHDLDTARFFLGEIVEVHAVGQRLDPVVVAAGDLDGAVTTLVAASGAVATIVNSRHCATGYDQRLEAFGPRGTLEALNHTATAVRSSTATTSGAAGRYLDFFLQRYAEAYTRELDHFVDAVREGRAPSPSLADGRAALVLADAATRSATTGQRVALSPVPVP, encoded by the coding sequence ATGGTGAGGATCGCCGTCATCGGTGCCGGCCGCATCGGCGCCGTGCACGCGGCCACCGTCGCCCGCCACCCGCGGGCCGAGCTGCGCGTCGTCCACGACCCGGTGGGCGACGCCGCCGCGCGCCTCGCCGCGCTCCACGGCGCCCGTGTCGCGGCGGACGTGTCCGACGTCCACGCCGCAGAGGACGTCGACGCCGTCATCGTCGCCTCGCCCACCCCGCTGCACGTCGAGCACGTCGTCGGCGCGGTCCGCGCCGGCAAGGCCGTGCTGTGCGAGAAGCCGGTGGACCTCGACCTCGCCCGGGTCGACGCGTGCCTCGCCGCCGTCGCCGGGCAGGAGCACCGGGTCATGGTCGGCTTCAACCGGCGCTTCGACCCGACGTTCGCCGAGGTCCACGCGCGCGTCGCGGCCGGGGAGATCGGGCCGCTCGAGCAGCTGACGATCATCAGCCGCGACCCGGCGCCGCCGCCGGTGGGCTACCTCGCCCAGTCCGGCGGGATCTTCCGCGACATGACGATCCACGACCTCGACACCGCGCGCTTCTTCCTCGGGGAGATCGTCGAGGTGCACGCCGTGGGCCAGCGTCTCGACCCGGTCGTCGTCGCCGCCGGGGACCTCGACGGCGCCGTCACCACGCTCGTCGCCGCGAGCGGGGCGGTGGCGACGATCGTCAACTCCCGCCACTGCGCCACCGGCTACGACCAGCGCCTCGAGGCGTTCGGCCCGCGCGGGACGCTGGAGGCGCTCAACCACACGGCCACCGCCGTGCGCAGCTCGACCGCGACGACCTCGGGGGCGGCGGGGCGGTACCTCGACTTCTTCCTCCAGCGCTACGCCGAGGCCTACACCCGCGAGCTCGACCACTTCGTCGACGCCGTGCGCGAGGGCCGTGCGCCCTCGCCCTCGCTCGCCGACGGCCGGGCCGCCCTCGTCCTGGCCGACGCCGCCACCCGCAGCGCCACCACCGGGCAGCGCGTCGCGCTCTCGCCCGTCCCCGTCCCGTAA
- the iolD gene encoding 3D-(3,5/4)-trihydroxycyclohexane-1,2-dione acylhydrolase (decyclizing), with product MSESTAPGTVRLTVGQALVRFLSVQYSERDGVEQRLFAGVMGILGHGNVAGVGQALLQNQVDPAPGEQPLRLYQARNEQNMVHTAVGYARTTDRLQTFACVASIGPGSTNMLTGAALATIDRIPVLLLPADTFATRAADPVLQQLENEQSGEASVNDVFRPVSRFFDRVHRPEQLPASLLAAMRVLTDPAETGAVTIALPQDVQAEAHDWPVALFRRRVWHVARPVPEPAALERAARLVREARRPLLVAGGGVVYSGASAALTALADATGIPVADTQAGKGAIAWDHPCAAGGVGATGSAAANALAAQADVVIGVGTRWTDFTTASRTAFGNPEVRFVNLNVKALDAAKHAGEMVVADARAGLEALTAALAGYRVPEDYTREVGELVADWARVTDECYHRGHGPLPAQTEIFGALNELMGEEDVLVNAAGSMPGDLQALWRASSPLQYHLEYGYSCMGYEIPAAMGVKLARPGSEVVAVVGDGSYQMAPQEIATILAEGLKVVLVVLQNHGWASIGSLSESHGSQRFATEYRRRDERTGLLDGARLPVDLAANIRSYGVEVLEPASVEEFRAAYTAAAASEATTAIVIETDLYGPNPPSSSWWDVPVPEVSRLESTRRARAEYEDAKRDQRPYL from the coding sequence ATGAGCGAGTCGACCGCGCCGGGCACCGTCCGGCTCACCGTGGGACAGGCGCTCGTGCGCTTCCTGTCGGTCCAGTACTCCGAGCGCGACGGCGTCGAGCAGCGCCTCTTCGCCGGGGTCATGGGCATCCTCGGGCACGGCAACGTCGCCGGCGTGGGGCAGGCCCTGCTGCAGAACCAGGTCGACCCGGCGCCGGGGGAGCAGCCGCTGCGCCTCTACCAGGCGCGCAACGAGCAGAACATGGTCCACACCGCCGTCGGCTACGCCCGCACGACCGACCGGCTCCAGACCTTCGCCTGCGTCGCCTCGATCGGGCCCGGGTCGACGAACATGCTCACCGGCGCGGCGCTGGCCACCATCGACCGCATCCCCGTCCTCCTCCTGCCCGCCGACACCTTCGCCACCCGCGCCGCCGACCCGGTGCTCCAGCAGCTGGAGAACGAGCAGAGCGGGGAGGCGTCGGTCAACGACGTCTTCCGCCCGGTGTCGCGGTTCTTCGACCGGGTCCACCGCCCCGAGCAGCTCCCGGCGAGCCTGCTCGCGGCGATGCGCGTGCTCACCGACCCCGCCGAGACCGGCGCGGTGACCATCGCGTTGCCCCAGGACGTCCAGGCCGAGGCGCACGACTGGCCCGTCGCCCTCTTCCGGCGGCGCGTGTGGCACGTCGCGCGCCCGGTTCCCGAGCCGGCCGCCCTCGAGCGGGCCGCGCGCCTCGTCCGCGAGGCGCGCCGCCCGCTGCTCGTCGCCGGCGGCGGGGTCGTGTACTCCGGGGCGAGCGCCGCCCTCACCGCGCTCGCGGACGCCACCGGCATCCCGGTGGCCGACACCCAGGCCGGCAAGGGTGCCATCGCCTGGGACCACCCGTGCGCCGCCGGCGGTGTCGGGGCCACCGGCAGTGCCGCGGCCAACGCGCTCGCCGCGCAGGCCGACGTCGTCATCGGCGTCGGCACCCGCTGGACCGACTTCACGACGGCCTCGCGCACCGCCTTCGGCAACCCGGAGGTGCGCTTCGTCAACCTCAACGTCAAGGCCCTGGACGCTGCCAAGCACGCCGGGGAGATGGTCGTCGCCGACGCCCGCGCGGGCCTGGAGGCGCTGACCGCCGCGCTCGCCGGCTACCGCGTCCCGGAGGACTACACCCGCGAGGTGGGCGAGCTCGTCGCCGACTGGGCGCGCGTCACCGACGAGTGCTACCACCGCGGCCACGGCCCGCTGCCCGCCCAGACCGAGATCTTCGGGGCGCTCAACGAGCTCATGGGCGAGGAGGACGTCCTCGTCAACGCCGCAGGGTCCATGCCCGGGGACCTCCAGGCGCTGTGGCGGGCCAGCAGCCCGCTGCAGTACCACCTGGAGTACGGGTACTCGTGCATGGGCTACGAGATCCCCGCCGCCATGGGGGTCAAGCTCGCCCGCCCGGGCAGCGAGGTCGTCGCCGTCGTCGGTGACGGCAGCTACCAGATGGCCCCGCAGGAGATCGCGACGATCCTCGCCGAGGGGCTCAAGGTCGTCCTCGTCGTCCTGCAGAACCACGGCTGGGCCTCGATCGGCTCCCTCTCGGAGTCCCACGGCTCCCAGCGCTTCGCCACCGAGTACCGCAGGCGGGACGAGCGCACCGGCCTGCTCGACGGCGCCCGCCTGCCCGTCGACCTCGCCGCGAACATCCGCAGCTACGGCGTCGAGGTGCTCGAGCCGGCGTCGGTCGAGGAGTTCCGCGCCGCCTACACCGCGGCGGCGGCGAGCGAGGCGACGACGGCGATCGTCATCGAGACCGACCTCTACGGACCCAACCCGCCGTCCTCGAGCTGGTGGGACGTGCCCGTCCCCGAGGTCTCCCGGCTGGAGAGCACCCGACGCGCCCGCGCCGAGTACGAGGACGCCAAGCGCGACCAGCGGCCCTACCTCTGA
- the iolB gene encoding 5-deoxy-glucuronate isomerase has translation MSHDLVLRAGDTAHGPYRLDVTPERAGWRFAGLKVLELPPGGSEEVSTGADELLVLPLSGSCTVTVEGRTYELAGRPDVFTAVTDYLYVPLGTTLTVTSAAGATLALPTARAGQSLPVSHQGADRVRTELRGAGSASRQVNNYALENDVRTDHLLVCEVLTPGGNWSSYPPHKHDEHTEDERELEEIYYFQVRPGPDGGPGLALHRTYGTADRPLDLTTEVRSGDVVLTPHGYHGPSAAAPGYDLYYLNVMAGPAEDRSWLMTDDPAHAWVRGTWEGQEVDPRLPMTAPVEQGEGRG, from the coding sequence GTGAGCCACGACCTCGTCCTGCGCGCGGGCGACACCGCCCACGGGCCCTACCGCCTCGACGTCACCCCCGAGCGTGCCGGGTGGCGCTTCGCCGGCCTCAAGGTGCTCGAGCTGCCCCCGGGCGGCAGCGAGGAGGTGAGCACCGGCGCCGACGAGCTCCTCGTCCTGCCGTTGTCCGGCTCGTGCACCGTCACCGTCGAGGGGCGCACCTACGAGCTCGCCGGGCGGCCGGACGTCTTCACCGCCGTCACCGACTACCTCTACGTCCCCCTCGGTACGACGCTCACCGTCACCTCCGCCGCGGGCGCCACCCTCGCCCTCCCGACGGCGCGCGCCGGGCAGTCCCTGCCCGTCTCCCACCAGGGCGCCGACCGGGTGCGCACCGAGCTGCGCGGCGCCGGCTCGGCCTCCCGGCAGGTGAACAACTACGCGCTGGAGAACGACGTGCGCACCGACCACCTCCTCGTGTGCGAGGTGCTCACCCCCGGCGGCAACTGGTCCTCCTACCCGCCGCACAAGCACGACGAGCACACCGAGGACGAGCGCGAGCTCGAGGAGATCTACTACTTCCAGGTGCGCCCCGGCCCCGACGGCGGGCCCGGCCTGGCCCTCCACCGCACCTACGGCACGGCCGACCGGCCGCTCGACCTCACCACCGAGGTGCGATCGGGGGACGTCGTGCTCACCCCGCACGGCTACCACGGCCCGTCCGCTGCCGCCCCGGGCTACGACCTGTACTACCTCAACGTCATGGCCGGGCCGGCGGAGGACCGCAGCTGGCTCATGACCGACGACCCGGCACACGCCTGGGTCCGCGGCACGTGGGAGGGCCAGGAGGTCGACCCGCGCCTGCCGATGACCGCGCCCGTCGAGCAGGGAGAGGGACGAGGATGA
- a CDS encoding Cgl0159 family (beta/alpha)8-fold protein, protein MSVAEIRELRLHEPERVARALAERPPGRLPTGAKLMVIAADHPARGSLAAGSDPMAMGDRRELLRRCAAALARPGVHGFLGTADVVEDLALMGALDGKLVYGSMNRGGLRGASYEMDDRFTGYTARAVVDQGLDGGKMLLRLDPGDPGSLRTLESAARAVDELAAAGRTAIVEPFLSHRVDGRTVNELTTDAVVTSVAVASGLGGTSARTWLKLPLVPDMEAVAAATTLPVLILGGEVSPDAEATAAGWARALRLPGIQGLVLGRSLLYPNDGDVEGAVDRAVGLL, encoded by the coding sequence CTGAGCGTCGCGGAGATCCGCGAGCTGCGCCTGCACGAGCCCGAGCGCGTCGCCCGCGCCCTGGCCGAGCGCCCGCCCGGCCGGCTGCCCACCGGCGCCAAGCTCATGGTCATCGCCGCCGACCACCCGGCCCGCGGCTCGCTCGCCGCGGGCAGTGACCCGATGGCGATGGGGGACCGGCGCGAGCTGCTCCGGCGCTGCGCCGCCGCGCTCGCCCGCCCCGGGGTCCACGGCTTCCTCGGCACGGCCGACGTCGTCGAGGACCTCGCCCTCATGGGGGCGCTGGACGGCAAGCTCGTCTACGGCTCGATGAACCGCGGCGGGCTCCGCGGCGCGAGCTACGAGATGGACGACCGCTTCACCGGCTACACCGCGCGCGCCGTCGTCGACCAGGGTCTCGACGGCGGGAAGATGCTCCTGCGCCTCGACCCCGGCGACCCGGGGTCGCTGCGCACCCTGGAGTCCGCCGCCCGCGCGGTCGACGAGCTCGCCGCCGCCGGCCGCACCGCGATCGTCGAGCCGTTCCTCTCCCACCGGGTGGACGGGCGCACCGTCAACGAGCTCACCACCGACGCCGTCGTCACGTCCGTCGCCGTCGCCTCCGGGCTCGGTGGCACGTCGGCCCGCACGTGGCTCAAGCTGCCGCTCGTGCCGGACATGGAGGCGGTGGCCGCGGCCACCACGCTGCCGGTCCTCATCCTCGGCGGCGAGGTGAGCCCGGACGCCGAGGCCACCGCCGCCGGCTGGGCGCGGGCGCTGCGCCTGCCGGGCATCCAGGGCCTCGTCCTCGGGCGCTCCCTCCTCTACCCGAACGACGGCGACGTCGAGGGTGCGGTCGACCGGGCGGTGGGGCTGCTGTGA
- the iolC gene encoding 5-dehydro-2-deoxygluconokinase, which translates to MTGSQGAPDVLTFGRSGVDIYPLTTGVGLEDVETFGKFLGGSPTNVAVAAARLGHSAATITGVGDDPFGRFVRREMVRLGVSDAHVVTSTELKTPITLCEIFPPDHFPLYFYREPSAPDLQVRPQDLPLDAVRGAAIMWFTVTGLSEEPSRAAHLAALAARARREHTVLDLDYRPMFWDSAAEAGAQVRDVLPGVTLAVGNREECEVAVGESDPDRAADALLEAGVEIAVVKQGPRGTLAKTREERVEVPATPTQVVNGLGAGDAFGGALCHGLLSGWSLGRTLAAASAAGAIVAARLECSTAMPTEAEVLEVLDRGAHPQDVERRPLWV; encoded by the coding sequence ATGACGGGCTCGCAGGGGGCGCCGGACGTCCTGACCTTCGGGCGCAGCGGCGTCGACATCTACCCCCTCACCACGGGCGTTGGCCTGGAGGACGTCGAGACGTTCGGCAAGTTCCTCGGCGGCAGCCCGACGAACGTCGCCGTCGCCGCCGCCCGCCTCGGCCACAGTGCCGCGACGATCACCGGCGTGGGCGACGACCCGTTCGGCCGCTTCGTGCGCCGCGAGATGGTCCGCCTCGGCGTGAGCGACGCGCACGTCGTCACGTCCACCGAGCTCAAGACCCCGATCACGCTGTGCGAGATCTTCCCGCCGGACCACTTCCCGCTGTACTTCTACCGCGAGCCGAGCGCCCCGGACCTCCAGGTGCGCCCGCAGGACCTGCCCCTGGACGCCGTCCGCGGCGCGGCCATCATGTGGTTCACGGTCACCGGCCTGTCCGAGGAGCCCTCCCGGGCGGCGCACCTCGCCGCGCTGGCGGCCCGGGCCCGCCGCGAGCACACCGTCCTCGACCTCGACTACCGGCCGATGTTCTGGGACTCCGCCGCGGAGGCAGGCGCGCAGGTGCGCGACGTCCTGCCCGGGGTGACCCTCGCCGTCGGCAACCGGGAGGAGTGCGAGGTCGCGGTCGGGGAGAGCGACCCGGACCGGGCCGCCGACGCGCTGCTCGAGGCGGGCGTCGAGATCGCCGTCGTCAAGCAGGGACCGCGCGGCACCCTGGCCAAGACGCGCGAGGAGCGGGTCGAGGTGCCCGCCACCCCCACGCAGGTCGTCAACGGCCTCGGCGCCGGCGACGCCTTCGGCGGCGCGCTGTGCCACGGCCTGCTCTCCGGCTGGTCGCTCGGGCGCACCCTCGCCGCGGCGAGCGCCGCCGGGGCGATCGTCGCCGCGCGCCTGGAGTGCTCCACCGCGATGCCCACCGAGGCGGAGGTGCTCGAGGTCCTCGACCGTGGCGCCCACCCCCAGGACGTCGAGCGGAGGCCGCTGTGGGTCTGA